A stretch of DNA from Methanogenium sp. S4BF:
GTAATCATTGGAAGGTATAATCATTAAATATTAAAAATATAATCCATTCCTATGGACGGTTCCTTTGAGATCGGAAAATTAGCAGGCATTCCGATTAAGATTCACTATACCTTCTTTTTGATCATTCCGATCTTTGCCATCATCATCGGGACCCAGATAGAACTGACGGTAAGTCTCGTTGAACAGGTATTCGGCCTCCCCGGACCGATCGACGCATCCCTCATCACCGAGGGGTTCATGCCGTATATCCTGGGCGTGCTGGTCTCATTCCTCCTCTTTGTGGGGGTATTTCTGCACGAAATGGCCCATTCGGTGGTTGCGTTGCATAAAGGTATGAAAGTCGGCTCCATCACGCTCTTCATCCTCGGGGGCGCTTCGGAAATAGAAGACGAGGTCTCACCCCGACCACGCGATGAACTGCCGATGGCCATTGCGGGCCCCCTGATGAGCCTTTTTATCGGACTCGTCTCTGAGGGAATCGCCTACGCAAGCCTCATCTCCATCTCTGACCCCGCAGTCGCAGGACTCTTCTTCTACATCTTCGGCTACCTCGGCCTGCTTAACATCATCCTCTTCGCCTTCAACCTCCTGCCCGCATTCCCCATGGACGGCGGGCGGGTGCTCCGCGCCCTCCTTGCAATCTGGCTTCCGATTGAGAAGGCGACACGCATCGCAGCCGAAATCGGGAGAGTGGTTGCCATTATCTTCGGCATTGTGGGTCTGATCTCCTTCAATGTCATCCTCATCCTGATCGCCGTCTTCATCTATCTTGGCGCAGGGCAGGAGGTGACCATGATCCGCTACACCCAGCTGCTTGCAGGGGTAACGGTCCGCGATGCGATGTCAGCACCGGTGACCACCGTGACCCCGGAGATGCCGGTCACCGAGGCAATGGACCTGATGTACTCGACCCGCCACCTCGGGTTTCCCGTGATGGATCGCGGGAGCCTTGCAGGGATGGTCACCCTGCATGACATCCAGAGTGCCTCTGGGATCGACAGGGATGCCCTTCAGGTGCGTGATATCATGACACGTGAGGTAATTACCATAACACCGGACCGCGACCTCTACGATGCCCTTAAAATCCTTGCACCCAACACCATCGGCCGCATACCGGTCGTTGAGAACGGGGAGGTGACAGGCATTGTCACCAGAACAGATATTCTCAAGCTGATGGAGATCCGGGAGGTGGGCGGCACCAAAACCGTCCACAGTGCGCCCAGACCATAGGCTCAGAGGATCAGATACGGGTCCAGCGCAGTCTCGCCTGCAATCTCCCGGAATGCGTCAAGAGACGCGAAGGGCCGTTTTGCGATGATGGAGACCGCCCGTTTCTTCCCGATGCCCGGAATATACCGGAGGGCCGCTGCCGGAAGGGTATTGACCCTGACCGGAACCGGGAGGGCCGTCACCGATCGCCGCCCGTGATCACAGATGACGGCATCAAGCACTGTCCCTTCTGTGATCTCAAGGGGCATGCCTGTCAGAATGGGATATGATCCCATCTGCCGTCCGAATGAGACCCTGCCGCACTCCTCCACATAGATATCGCGCAGCAGCGTGCCCGCCGGAAAGACCTTTTGCAGCATCGGGACATCAAACGTCTCCCGCACATGCTCACGGAAGGCGCGGAACCGGGCGTCATGCTCGCCCAGGGTATTCTCATCCCATGCCTTCGTGCCTTCAAAGGGCATCAGCTGGCGGATATTGACCCGGCGCACCAGAAGGCCGGATGCAAGCAGACCGTTCAGGAATGCCTCGTTTTTGTCATACGTCTCATCGGTTTCACCGGCAAGGCCGCAGACAAAGTTCAGGCCCGGCAGGAGATGCGGGACACCCCGGTCCCGGACACCGCCCACTTCGTTTACGATGCGGACCGCATCCATCACCATCGCGGCATCGGCCTTGAGATTATTTGCAGCGACCACCGCCGGATCCGCGGTCTCCATGCCAAAGGCGGCAACGTCACCTGCGGTATGATAGCGGACGATGACAGCAAGCGCCTCACGGGCCGCGTCCGGGTTGC
This window harbors:
- a CDS encoding CBS domain-containing protein — translated: MDGSFEIGKLAGIPIKIHYTFFLIIPIFAIIIGTQIELTVSLVEQVFGLPGPIDASLITEGFMPYILGVLVSFLLFVGVFLHEMAHSVVALHKGMKVGSITLFILGGASEIEDEVSPRPRDELPMAIAGPLMSLFIGLVSEGIAYASLISISDPAVAGLFFYIFGYLGLLNIILFAFNLLPAFPMDGGRVLRALLAIWLPIEKATRIAAEIGRVVAIIFGIVGLISFNVILILIAVFIYLGAGQEVTMIRYTQLLAGVTVRDAMSAPVTTVTPEMPVTEAMDLMYSTRHLGFPVMDRGSLAGMVTLHDIQSASGIDRDALQVRDIMTREVITITPDRDLYDALKILAPNTIGRIPVVENGEVTGIVTRTDILKLMEIREVGGTKTVHSAPRP